A DNA window from Pseudodesulfovibrio thermohalotolerans contains the following coding sequences:
- a CDS encoding iron ABC transporter substrate-binding protein encodes MRKIHLVYAFLLLFLTVPMDGAARTLTDSTGRNNEIPDKVDHVICSGSGCLRLLTYLQAQDHAVAVDDIEARRRKFDARPYAIANPQFKEMPIFGQFRGHDNPELILTLERQPQVILKTYSAMGHDPQELQDKTGIPVVVLNYGDLGANRPEMYKSLRIMAKVMGREQRAEDIINYMEGLIADLSRRTGDMPGQERSTVYVGGVAFRGPHGFQSTEPAYPPFTFINAINLAYEAGKAGKSLNQSDIAKEKIVEWDPNVLFLDLATLQMGDGAGGLYELRTDPAYRMLTAVKEGQVYGLLPYNWYTQNFGSILANAYFIGKVLYPERFTDVDPQAKADEIYTFLVGKPVFKDMNAQFKGLAYKPVPVN; translated from the coding sequence ATGAGAAAAATTCATCTTGTCTACGCCTTTTTGCTGCTTTTCCTGACCGTTCCCATGGACGGAGCGGCCCGCACCCTGACCGACTCCACCGGCAGGAACAACGAGATTCCGGACAAGGTGGACCATGTTATCTGTTCCGGCTCCGGCTGTCTGCGTCTCCTGACCTATCTACAGGCGCAGGACCACGCCGTGGCCGTGGACGACATCGAGGCGCGCCGCCGCAAATTCGACGCCCGCCCCTACGCCATCGCCAACCCGCAATTCAAGGAGATGCCCATCTTCGGGCAGTTCCGGGGGCACGACAACCCCGAACTCATCCTCACCCTGGAACGCCAGCCCCAGGTCATCCTCAAGACCTACTCGGCCATGGGCCATGATCCCCAGGAGCTCCAGGACAAGACCGGCATCCCGGTGGTGGTCCTCAACTACGGCGACCTGGGCGCGAACAGGCCCGAGATGTACAAGAGCCTGCGCATCATGGCCAAGGTCATGGGCAGGGAGCAGCGCGCCGAGGACATCATCAACTACATGGAAGGACTGATCGCGGACCTGAGCCGCCGGACCGGCGACATGCCGGGGCAGGAGCGGTCCACGGTCTACGTGGGCGGCGTGGCCTTCCGCGGCCCCCACGGATTCCAGTCCACTGAACCCGCCTATCCGCCGTTCACCTTCATCAACGCGATCAATCTGGCTTATGAGGCGGGAAAAGCGGGCAAGAGCCTCAACCAGTCGGACATCGCCAAGGAAAAGATCGTGGAATGGGACCCGAACGTCCTCTTCCTGGACCTGGCCACCCTGCAAATGGGCGACGGCGCGGGCGGTCTATACGAACTGCGCACCGACCCGGCCTACCGCATGTTGACCGCCGTAAAGGAAGGCCAGGTGTACGGGCTGTTGCCGTACAACTGGTACACCCAGAACTTTGGCTCCATCCTGGCCAACGCCTATTTCATCGGCAAAGTCCTCTACCCAGAACGATTCACCGACGTGGACCCGCAGGCCAAGGCGGACGAAATCTACACGTTCCTCGTGGGCAAG
- a CDS encoding proline--tRNA ligase, whose amino-acid sequence MRLSRYYIPTLKEDPADAEVVSHKLLMRAGMIRKLTSGIYNYLPLGLRAINKVADIIREEMDRAGALEVLLPTVQPADLWKETGRWDYYGKELLRFKDRSDRDYCLGPTHEEIMTDLVRGEIKSYKQLPINLYQVQTKFRDEIRPRFGLMRGREFIMKDAYSFDKDEAGAEKSYWDMFNAYKKAFSRIGLRFKPVQADSGAIGGDFSHEFMVLAETGEDTIASCLSCDFGANLEKAKVNAPQGAPADESAVPPMEEVATPGAHTVEEVCGFLGITADKLVKTLLFVVDGKPVAGLVRGDRELNDVKLRNLVGGNEIELADEALVRKLTNAPVGFAGPAGLDKDVPIYADHELLSATDWVAGANKGDTHVRHLALNRDCDIVKFADLRVIEPTDPCPECGGAIEFTKGIEVGHVFKLGLKYSEKMEATFLDENGKSQYMIMGCYGIGVSRIVASAIEQNFDDNGCCFPPSIAPFEVCLISLGGKDQDVADKAEELYAQLTGMGVDVAFDDRKERPGVKFAEADLIGYPMQLVLGGKGLKNGIIEAKDRKTGEKIELPLDTFAESFAEWRNQIWNNWGLQTP is encoded by the coding sequence ATGCGTCTTTCCCGCTATTACATCCCGACCCTGAAGGAGGACCCGGCCGACGCCGAGGTTGTCTCCCATAAGCTCCTGATGCGCGCGGGCATGATCCGCAAGCTGACCAGCGGCATTTACAACTACCTGCCGCTCGGCCTGCGCGCCATCAACAAGGTCGCGGACATCATCCGCGAGGAGATGGACCGCGCGGGCGCGCTCGAAGTGCTGCTGCCCACTGTCCAGCCCGCCGACCTGTGGAAGGAGACCGGCCGTTGGGACTACTACGGCAAGGAACTGCTCCGCTTCAAGGACCGCAGCGACCGCGACTACTGCCTCGGACCCACCCACGAAGAGATCATGACCGACTTGGTGCGCGGGGAGATCAAGTCCTACAAGCAGCTTCCCATCAATCTCTATCAGGTCCAGACCAAGTTCCGCGACGAGATTCGTCCCCGGTTCGGGCTCATGCGCGGCCGCGAGTTCATCATGAAGGACGCCTACTCCTTCGACAAGGACGAGGCGGGCGCGGAAAAGTCCTACTGGGATATGTTCAACGCCTACAAGAAGGCCTTCTCCCGCATCGGCCTGCGCTTCAAGCCGGTTCAGGCTGATTCCGGGGCCATCGGCGGCGATTTTTCCCATGAATTCATGGTCCTGGCCGAGACCGGCGAGGACACTATCGCTTCCTGTCTTTCCTGCGACTTCGGGGCCAACCTCGAAAAGGCCAAGGTCAACGCGCCCCAGGGTGCGCCTGCCGACGAGTCGGCTGTGCCGCCCATGGAAGAGGTCGCCACCCCCGGCGCGCACACCGTCGAGGAGGTCTGCGGCTTCCTGGGCATCACCGCCGACAAGCTCGTCAAGACCCTGCTCTTCGTCGTGGACGGCAAGCCCGTTGCCGGGCTGGTTCGCGGCGACCGCGAGCTGAACGACGTCAAGCTGCGCAACCTGGTGGGCGGCAACGAGATCGAGCTGGCCGACGAGGCGTTGGTCCGCAAACTGACCAATGCCCCGGTAGGCTTCGCCGGTCCTGCCGGACTGGACAAGGACGTGCCCATTTATGCCGACCATGAGTTGCTCTCCGCCACAGACTGGGTGGCCGGGGCCAACAAGGGCGACACCCATGTTCGCCACCTTGCCCTGAACCGCGACTGCGACATCGTCAAGTTCGCCGATCTGCGCGTCATCGAGCCCACCGACCCCTGTCCGGAGTGCGGCGGCGCGATCGAGTTCACCAAGGGCATCGAGGTGGGCCACGTATTCAAGCTCGGCCTCAAGTATTCCGAAAAGATGGAAGCCACCTTCCTCGACGAGAACGGCAAGTCCCAATATATGATTATGGGCTGCTACGGCATCGGCGTTTCCCGCATCGTGGCCTCGGCCATCGAGCAGAACTTCGATGACAACGGCTGCTGTTTCCCGCCCTCCATCGCGCCCTTCGAGGTCTGTCTTATCTCCCTCGGCGGAAAGGATCAGGACGTGGCCGACAAGGCCGAGGAACTCTACGCCCAACTTACGGGCATGGGTGTGGACGTCGCCTTCGACGACCGCAAGGAGCGGCCGGGCGTCAAGTTCGCCGAAGCCGATCTCATCGGCTACCCCATGCAGCTCGTGCTCGGCGGCAAGGGTCTCAAGAACGGCATCATTGAGGCCAAGGACCGCAAGACCGGCGAAAAGATCGAGCTGCCTCTCGATACCTTTGCCGAGTCCTTCGCCGAATGGCGCAACCAGATCTGGAATAACTGGGGTCTGCAAACTCCGTAG
- the ispG gene encoding flavodoxin-dependent (E)-4-hydroxy-3-methylbut-2-enyl-diphosphate synthase: MQRKQTRVVNIGGVGIGGDNPVRVQSMCNTDTRDVPATVAQINQLAEAGCEIVRLAVPDETAAAKLGTIRAQSPVPLIADIHFDHRLALAALDAGFDGLRINPGNIGDEAKVDAVVRAAKACSTPIRIGVNGGSLEKDLLKTYGGPTPEAMVESGLRHVRMLEARGFHDIKISLKTSSVLKTIAAYRLMSEQVDYPLHIGITEAGTLVRGAVKSSVGLGILLFEGIGDTMRVSLTHDPVAEIGVAYEILRSLGLRERGPEIISCPTCGRTEIGLIDLAEQVEAALRGVEEVFTVAVMGCVVNGPGEAREADIGIAGGRDLGIIFRKGEVVRKVKGNANLLPEFMKEIEKFLEERRS, encoded by the coding sequence ATGCAACGCAAGCAGACAAGAGTCGTGAATATCGGCGGCGTGGGCATCGGCGGGGACAACCCTGTCCGGGTTCAGTCCATGTGCAATACGGACACGCGCGACGTCCCGGCCACGGTGGCTCAGATCAACCAATTGGCCGAGGCGGGGTGCGAGATCGTGCGCCTGGCCGTGCCCGATGAGACGGCGGCCGCCAAGCTCGGAACCATCCGCGCCCAATCCCCGGTGCCGCTCATCGCGGACATTCATTTCGATCACCGGCTGGCATTGGCCGCGTTGGATGCGGGGTTCGACGGCCTGCGCATCAACCCGGGCAACATCGGGGACGAGGCCAAGGTGGACGCCGTGGTTCGGGCGGCCAAGGCGTGCTCCACGCCCATTCGCATCGGCGTCAACGGCGGCTCCCTGGAAAAGGACCTGCTCAAGACCTATGGCGGACCGACGCCCGAGGCCATGGTCGAGTCCGGCCTGCGCCACGTGCGTATGCTTGAGGCGCGCGGCTTCCACGACATCAAGATTTCCCTCAAGACCTCGTCGGTCCTCAAGACCATCGCGGCCTATCGGCTCATGTCGGAGCAGGTGGATTATCCCCTGCACATCGGCATCACCGAGGCGGGCACGCTCGTGCGCGGCGCGGTCAAGTCCTCCGTGGGGCTCGGCATTCTGCTGTTTGAAGGCATCGGCGACACCATGCGCGTGTCCCTGACCCACGATCCCGTGGCCGAAATCGGCGTGGCCTACGAGATCTTGCGCAGCTTGGGCTTGCGGGAACGCGGCCCTGAGATTATATCCTGCCCCACCTGCGGGCGAACCGAGATCGGGCTCATCGATCTGGCCGAGCAGGTGGAGGCGGCCCTGCGCGGCGTGGAGGAGGTCTTCACCGTGGCCGTCATGGGTTGCGTGGTCAACGGGCCGGGCGAGGCCCGCGAGGCCGACATCGGCATTGCCGGAGGCCGTGACCTGGGTATCATCTTCCGCAAGGGCGAAGTGGTCCGCAAGGTCAAGGGCAACGCCAACCTGCTGCCCGAATTCATGAAAGAAATCGAAAAATTCCTGGAAGAAAGGAGAAGTTAA